AGCAAAGATCGTGGCCACTGCcagctttcctgctctgccctccctgctaagatcattttctttcagtgacCAAAGGGATGGCTGTTTTTGTTAAAACTTGAGGCCAAACCAGAGAGCCTCCAGAAATGCCTCTGCGGTTTCTAAGGGAGAATCATGCACCTTACCATGTGCAGATACCCCCAACGGTGATGAGATGCTTTAATTATATTTGGAGCACTAGCTTTCTCTGGTGCTTTGAAGCAGGTTCCCAAAGAGAGATATTTAATCAAATTTATGTTTATTTCAGGCTTACCCTCTCTAGATCCATCCAACAGCTCTACAACTTCTTCTTCAGGTCCTTTGACAGGCTTTTCAGCAAACATACAAGGAGCACGGGTTTACCTTCAAGGGCCAGCGCCTGTTGGGACTCCCAGCTTTAACAGACAGCATTTTTCACCACATCCTTGGACAAGCGCAACAAATTCATGTAGGAACCTCATGGGTCTGTCTTAGTTAACTATAAATTCATAGCTATTGTCTTTAGTAGATTTCTATCTTGAGGGGAACTTACCCAGTAATGCACAAAATGCTTTCCAATTGCTTTTAGCAGCTGTGAGGATGGTGTGCATATCCCAAGCTGTGCtattttatggggtttttcCCATGCCACTAGTTCTGGTAGCATTACTAAAGGCGTATTTGGGCAGAAAAATGAGTCATTGTAGGCTCTTGAGAGGAGAGAGCATGAAGCTGTGGGGGAGTGGAGGTGATTACACCAAGCTAAAGATTCCCCTCTAAGTAGTACGAGTGCAATATTAGGTGAAAATATCGTGTTTGCCATAGTTTGAAGTTatacttgcctttttttttttttttttttttttaaattgggaTCTGGAATTTTACTTAAAATGTTCCAAAATCTCTAAGCATCATCCAAGGTAACAGTGGGTTTTCCTCCTAATGGAAAGAACATGGAAGTAGCTTTACAGAAAATATGGGTCTTTGATTCAGAATCTTAGCTGAAGAGGTTTTTCATGTCACTGCATGCAACTTCATTGCCACTCTGAGTTTAAGAACCAAAATGTTTAAATGAGTGCTCAAAGGAAGTTGGATTTCCCAAGGAGAGTCAGTGACGCTTCTGAAGTTGGCGGGACTTTATGCTCTTGGGTCACACCTGTGGCTTTGGGAAGCTGTCTGATTTCTCTTCTGCTGGAAGTGGTGGATACCAAAACCAGGCTCTTTAGATATTTATGGTATTTTGGCTGATGTTTTCACCTCTTCCTGAAACTCTTCCATGTTTCTTATTCTTTCTTGTAATTAATTTAGATGCACCGCTATGTCATGAGAATATCATGATTCTGATGGCTGAAAGCATTTGTGTTAAAATGTGGATTTTAGAGTTCAAAATATTCTTAGACAGAATTTCTGTGAAAGACTTGAATTCTTGccaaaaaaagcctttaaaacGTTTTATCATACGCTTTGAGATAATATTGGGGAAATAAGTGGGATGGCATTTACGCTTGCTACTTTGTGTGTCATTAAGCAAGAGAAATACTCTTTTCAGCAGGTGAATCTCCTATTCCATCAGTTTCCTCAGGATCATCTTCGCCCctctcagctgcttctgcccCCGCTAACTTGGGCCAGCCAAAATCGGGTAACGCCAACCCGGACCGGAAGGTGCCGCCTCCCATCGGGACGGAGCGGCTGGCCAGGATCCGCCAGGGCGGCTCCGTCACCCCCACGCCCCTGGGAACCAACTTCACGGCGCCCGTGGGCCACAGCGGCATCTGGTCCTTCGGCGTCAACAGCGTGTCTGGTGAGTCTCTGCTGCGCACAAACTGCAGGGCCGCTCGGAGGGACTGTGTCTGGAAGGAGGGTTGGAGAGCAGGAGTAAAGCCCCAAGTCTGTCCTCCCACGGGGaacagctgctggcagtggtgggAGAGCACAGGTCGATGGAAACGCGGTGGTTTGCCCTCCTCAGCCGGTTCTCACCCGCCTGGATCAAGTCATCGGGCACTTGTGAGCCTGAAATGGTGCAGAGATCTCATACAGAGTCCTCTGAATGATCCAGAGCTTAGAGTAAACAATTTCCATCTCTTAAGGGGGCTGGTTCCAGACCTGACTGTTGGCTCTCTCTGTCCAGGTTTCTCTCTTGTTTTCCACTCACATTTTACAGTGTCAGCTGAGGTGCAGCTGATGcacccagggacacagagctgtggatGCTGGTTTTTGCACTGATTTCCTCATGACTCTTGAACAGTATGGGATAACTTCTGTTCCAGGCAGCCTTGGTTCCCAAAGAATGACTTTGAAACAGCTGAAGTTTTACGTTCAGTTTCCTGGTAGTTGGATTTTGTGGAAAGGAGGAGGTGCAGCATTTGAGGTGTAGAGTGTTTCCATTGGTAACTTTCAATACAAACGTTTGAGTCCTGCATTTGTTATATGCTTCAGTGAAGCCCTCCACACTTTGGTTAACTCATGTCTCAGCATTGCTGTGTGTTTTCAAGAAAAGCTTGTATGTGCTTACAGGTAGTGTTGGGAGCTCTGTTGGATTTTAGCTGTTTTGCAGTGGACATGTGGAACTCACAGTTCGTGGTAGTCCCCATCTTCTCCACCCTTGTCTGGATACCTGAGATccctctgtggctgtgtgttTTCAGGGTGCCTTTGGGTGGCCTTAGGTGTGTGCAGCTGCTGAATTCTCCTCGAGTGTCTGCAGTGAGTTTCATCAGccatttttcatctctttgcAGAAGGCTTGTCGGGTTGGTCTCAGCCTGTCATGGGAAGTCATCCAATGCATCAGCAGCTGTCAGACCCAGGCACGTTTTCTCAGCATCAGCCAATGGAGAGAGATGATTCTGGAATAGTGGCTCCCTCGAATATTTTCCACCAACCTATGCCAAATAGTTTTGTGGATTTTTCTAAGGTAAGTTACAGAGGGTTGGATTTCTGAAATGGCCAGGGCCTGGCTTTATTACATCTCCTTTTCTGCCTGTTCACCCTGTGtgtgcctctgctgccactgcttgTTACCCCAGTCCTGAACGTTCTTTCATCCCAGAACTGACCAGAAAAGGTGCCCAAGCCTGGAGGCAGGTCTAAACAAAGCCACAGTCTGTAGGTTGCAGATACTCTCTGGTCAGTAGCTGAAGGCCTTCATCACTCTTCAGTGTTTCGTCTCTCAGAAGCTCAGTCTCCTGGAAATGTTTCACAAAGcttgcccagctcctgagggtgATAACAAGTTTGCTTAATGCTTTCAGCACAAATTATGGCCCCAATACCCCATACCTTCCTTAGGGAagtggcaggaggagaggacTACCAGCATGTTTCAGAAAGTCATAGCATGTGGTCTTGGCATCTGTGTGGCAAAGCAGAGCCATtcacacagaggaaaagaattctCCTAATAGCAAGAAGCTGCTCTGTAACTTGCTCTTTCTGAACAGGCAGAATTATTTTAGATGGCCATTAGGAATTAGAGAAGATCTTGAACCCAGTCTGGTTGGCTCCGTGCAGCCCTGTGTGCACTGTGGCtgtcctgtgctgcagagaggagggaaCTCTGAGGTCACAGTGTTCAGCTGCTGGCCTGGCCTTGTGGGCTTACCTGAaaactctgtgtgtgctgcagcctctgctaGGTGTAAGTTCAGAGAAATGGCTAAGCTGGCAGGAATCTCCAGCTCTGAAATCACTGTGTTCCACATTCTGCCCCAGTGTTCCCTGACAGTGCTGAGATTCCTGCCAGTAGTGGAACATTACCTATGGAGGTgagctggctctgtgtgctccTACAGCCTGCCTTCCCCGTGTCCCTCAGCAGTGCTCTCTTGTCCCCTCAGGGCCTGCCCATCTCCATGTACGGCGGCACTCTGATACCCTCGCACCCTCAGCTGGCAGATGGCCCAGGAGGGCCCCTCTTTAACGGGCTCCATACTCCAGATCCTGCCTGGAATCCCATGATCAAAGTTGTCCAGAACTCAACAGAATGTACTGATGCTCAGCAGGTAGTGTGGCTGTCTTTTCCCACCTGTGCTTTCCTGGGGCTTTATACAGTGCTGTGAGACCCAGTTTTGGCTGGGTGACAcgtttggttttttctgttctttgaaaCTAGGATTGAGGTTGTTTGCATGACTTTTCCctacagtgtgtgtgtgtgtgtgcatgtgttcaTAAAATATCCATGGTGCTATTGATACCAAACCTTGCAGGTAGAACAAGCAGCATTTCAAGACTGCTCAGCCAGGTAATGGACTGGTACAAGTGAGAGGGTTTATTTCCATACTCGGTACCTTGCAGGTTGTCAGTCAGACCTTGGCCAGAGCTGAAGAGCTCCTGCCTTTGGACAGTCTGGTTGTATTTTGAGGGAAGCCTTATGCTCACCCTCAGTGGTAAAACACTGTTAAAGGAacctttatttgtttttataatagatttgtctttttatttcttgctgtaGATTTGGCCTGGCACCTGGGCACCTCACATTGGAAACATGCATCTCAAGTACGTCAACTGATTTAAGGGGGTCTGTCCTTTTTTAGCCTGGTTTGGGAATCTTTATGACCTTGAAGAAccctggggatttttttcatgtgcCTAACTAAGCAATTTTCTGTGGGCTGTAACAATGGAATCTCGATTGCCCGTTGTATAAGAACAAATTGACTTACCTATTCAAACTGATTCTGTTTTCCAGTTAGTTTAGCCACTTCAAACTTAAAAATCAGACAAAACTAGTGCTTTTTGGCTAAACACTACTGAATGCTCCTTGTATGCAGCAGAGAACTAGCTGATGACATGATTTTGACCTTTTAGGGTGGTAATACCTGTATAATTGTTTACAGACTTACAAGGAAAAGCTGAGTAAATTCCATGTCGTATAGTGGCTCTACTTTATGTAGCCTGTATTAATGTGAAATATTTACCTGAATACTCAATAAAAGGCAAACAGCATTTATAGGTTGTGTGTGAAAATTTTGGAAAGGGCTGTATGTTAttgtccccagcagctgctgccgtGCCTGGTGACAAATCTCCCCAGGGTCATGTACTGAGCACGTGGGTGCAGTCAggtttgggagggtttggaGCCACAGGGGCCTGCAGAGTCCTTGCCCCTGCCACTTGTGAGCCTTTTATTGGTGTGAACCTGCTTCTGTGTATGGTCTTTTCCTTCTGGATTAgttctgctgcttctggcagGTGTCACCTGAGAGATCAGGTTTTGCTCAGGGCTGCAAAGAAGGGCTGACAACAGTGACAGGTGAGTGTAGGGTTGTTCACCTGCCCAGAAGCAGATCTTAGAAAAGTGCTTCCCATTAGAGGAAAATGTAATAGGTTCAGTTGTAAGCTTCTTCTAATGCTGTAAATCTGCTGAGAGCTCCTCAGGCCTTctgtgaggaagaagaggattTTTGCACACTGCTTAAGATGAATGTTAACTCCTGACCCAGTTTTCCACTTTCTGCACTTGGACTGTGCTTAGTTCTGCTTTTGCTCCAAAGCAATGCAGTAACTGCGTGGAATCCATTCCTTAAGCAGGAAACTCCAGTGCACATAGTGTCTAATCCAATGGATCAATCTCAGACCAGGTGGAGACTTCACCTCCTTCCACCTTATCCAGACAAACCCTTACATGCAGCAGCAGAGTTTCCTCAGTAAAAGCATAAAGAAGTACTGAACACCCGAAGTGCACAAGCAGTATCTACACACCACAGGCAAATCAACCTCAGAAGCACTACTGGATGGTATATTCAGATACTGTTCTTGGTATTTGAGGacgaaattaaaaaaaaaattgaactgctgctgccccagtggTAGTGCTTGCACCAAAGGAGATACACACAGAATGAGTCACAGAAAGGTTTGTGTTGGAAGTGGCCTTAAGGTTCACCCAGTCCCAcgccctgccgtgggcaggggacatgtgtcagcagcagctgtatTGGAAACAAGCAGTGCTGTGGTGCAGtagctgtgtgctctggggcagctgcaggggcagggtgCCCACTTCTGTGTTCCTTGGCTGCAGCAAGCAGTGCcacctccttctgccccatcctGGGGAGCCACTGTCTGCCCATCCtggagggctgcagctccagggcaggtgGCACAGTCTGCTCTGTGACACCAGGGGGCATGACCGGGGATGGGGTTGGGgatggggctgtccctggaacAGCCTtggccaccccagccctgcctaaCGTAGGCAGCTCTTTGCTGCACAGGTCCCTTGCTGGGttcttccctgcacagctccttccctgagGCCATGGGCACTTGCTCTGGGCACCAGATCCAAGTGGCCCCAGCAGCCTCCACTAAAGTGGAAAAGGGAACCCCCAAGTTTTGTAGGAAGATCCTGCTCAAAGTTCAGACCATCACTGCCCTGTGGTTACAGGGGGGtacaggcagaggcagggccTTGTGCTTCTGGGGAGAGAGCTGGTGGCAGTGTCAGGGGGCTGGTGAGTGCAGTGCTGGTCCCTCAGGGCAGAGGTTGCCTGGATCCAGAAAAAACATGGAGGTAACTAATGCCAGAGTCTGTGCCCACTTGAGTTCACCAGCCCTGGGTGGCAGGGCTCCCCCAGTCCTCCTTCCCCCTTCTGACCCCCTAGGTCACCCATTGAGCAGGTCTTTGCTGTCTGTCCTCAGGGAAGCATGTGCCTCATTCCTGAGCTGGCCAAGTTTGGGTTGAGCCCCACCCTGTGGGCACTGGCTCTGTCTGTGCCTTCAGTTAAGCTGCTCTGGGGTGAGAGCCCAGCCCGGTGCTGCGGGGCCGTGGTAGGTGTGGGCTGTGTAAGATGTttgcagtgcccagcagcagctccaggctcacTGGCAcctcaggcagcagctctgggctccctggaACCCTGGGTTGCACCCTCTGCTagagcctggcagggagctggtgctgggctgcagggagggatgggcaggggacagcagggctgcagatgtGGCACACAGGCTGGTGCCACCTCAGGCATTGCTGGCAGGCAGTTGGAGCGTGGGGAGGAGGCAGCGTGTGCCCCAGGGGACGCTGCACACCCAGCAGGCTGGAGGAGATGTCCCATCAAACCCAGCTGTTGTCCTCCcgctgggagcagcaggtggCTGGCTGTGACAATGGGAATGGGTCTCCAGGGTGCCCACTGAGGGATACCCAGCCCTTGCTGCTccaccctggagcagggtgCCACACAAAGCTGTTGCTGCCTGGCCAGCAGGCTGGGGCCTCACTGTGTGCCCCAGGACTGGCCCTGCCctccaggcagcacaggggtGGCCTGTGTTGGCCACCATGGGGTAGCCCTTGGGAGGCTGGACCCCATTGTGCTGcatcctgcagagctccaggagcctgaAAGGGAGGAATAATGTGGGGAATAGCTGCTGAGCAGGATGGGTGTCACAGGCTGCCTTGTGGGAAGCCAGATGTGGTGGTTCCAGAGCCAGATGTGTCCATGAGCCATGGCCAAGCACTGGGTCCCAGCCCGTGCTCTGGGCCGAGGTGCTCAGGGGCGGGGGTGGCCAGGCCAGCAGTGCCTGACAGCCCCCTGCTTTTGGCAGGTACCCGCATCATCTGCGACCGCAAGTTCCTGCTGGAGTGCAAGAATTCACCCGCGGCCAGgacccctccctgctgcctgccccagaCCCCCGGTGTCACATCCCTGGCCCAGTCCAGCCTCGTCAAGCTGGAGGAGCTCAAGGAGCAGAATGAGAGCGAAGAGGCCATGCCAggtgagcagcccagggccacGGCCCCTGCCCATGGACCGCCTGCCTGGGGCATGGGACAAGGCGAGATCCCAACCTGGCCccacttccagctcctgctccctttgCCTGCCCGTGGCTGCCGAGCCAGCCCCATCCTAACCCTGGTCCTGTATCCATCCGTGCCCTTGCAGATCAAGACCAGTTTGAGATGGACATCTGAGTTTCCATCTCCCTGTCTCCAGGCCATGGCTGGGCCTGTTCCTGGGCCTCGTGGAGGTGCTGGCACCGTgaccagctggctgcagccctctcTGATGCTGGGGATGGACGTGTGACACCTCAGGCTCTAGCACAAGTGGCTGGTGCAATTGCCTAGGAGCTCATGCTTGATCAATAAACACCGTGAAACCCCTGTGCTAATATGGTGTGTGTCTTTGTCAGGGCTCAGCGGGGTCCTTGCCCCAGGGAGGGGAggtgagcagcaccaggagggtgCAGAGGGTGACCCTGCAGGTGGTGAGGGCCTGGGGGTCTGTTGTCAACTCTGGTGGAGGCAGGGGGTGAGGCCATCCCATGAACACGAGATGGCCTGGTTAACAGCACAGTTAACACCCGACTGGGCACGTGACTGTCCCTGGACCTCCCTGACGTCACCCAGGTCTCTTGGGTTCCAGactctgagctgtgcccagatgggagccagggctgtggtTGCAGCACAAACCCCGGTCATGCCAGGGGGTGTGGGCACATTGGCCTCTGCAGCCAACCCAgacccctcctgcagcagggccaggcccttgggctgctgcaggccCCCCACTGCCAGATGAAGGGCCAAGCTTTGCCAGCCagtgcagcagggacacacagtactgcctgctccagccagaTGCTGAATTCTTCCCTTGACATGGCCAAGCCTGATGAGGCAGCCATGGCCTCACCCAGCAATGCCATCTCCTGCTGACCCTGGGAGCCCCAGGATCTGTCAGTGCCAGAACCCTCAGGGAGACTGTGGGAGGGGGCAGGTTGGTGCTGTTTATTAAACATAATGAATCGCCACTAAAATGTCGCAATGAttaaaatccccttttcctgGATGAGGATTGGGAGGCAGAGGGGGTGCCCAGattcccccagcagcaggggccCTGTTCCTGCCGGTGGTCCTGGGTAGGGGCTGCCCCGCTCACAGTCCACGGCCCCGTCCCTGGTGTCagggctcctcctgctctggctcGGTCGTGGGTTCAGTCGCGGGCTCAGTCGCGGGCTCAGTCGCGGGCTCGGTGTCAGCGCTGCCGTCCCTCTCTCCGGTGGGCAGGTCCCGCGTCTCAGCGATGAGGCGTTTGACGCCCACCATCCACTGGCTCACCTCGTTCACGTGGTCCACCATAAGCGAGCGGTGGATCTCATCAGCTGCATCCCAGTGTTGCTGCTGAAGCTCTGCCAGGACAGCGGGACAGCCCTGTCAGGGGCGCAGGATCCGCCGTCCCGCGGGTGCCTCTGCCCCAGGGCCTGCTGCTGGTGCGGCTGTGGCCCCCTTCACCCCATACCTTGCACCAGGAGGctcatcctcttcctcactggTGCCGACAGCTTCCCCTGAGCCCACGCGTCCTCCAGCACTGTCAGCCGCCGCCCGATGTCATTGCACACTTGTTTCTGGAAGCAGAGGTGAGCTGGGAGTGAGGGGGATGTGCCCCTACCAGCTCTGGGGAGTCCCGGGGCAGGGGCGGCTCTCTTCCCCCCTCAGGTCTCCTGGAAAccggcagctcctgcctggctgccccGGCTGCCGTCCCTCCGACACCGCGGGTCAGGGCGGCGGGAGGGGCCGGAGCCTCACCTGCACCGTGGCCCGGCAGGCGTCCAGGGCTGCCCGCAGCGGGGCAAGGACGGTGTCGGCGGACACGCTGCACTCCTCCTGCTCCGGGCACGCCGCGCTCGGCCGGCCCTCGGCCCGCGGGGCAGCGCCGGCAGAGCCCTGCGGGGGCGGCCCCAGcgcccggggcggcggcgctgcgggGTCGGCGGGGGCACTGGGCGGGCCCGGGGGGgcacctgcagggcagaggcgCCGAGCCCGTCAGCTCGGACCCGGCTGGCACCGGGCCCTGCAGAAAGGGGGCCCCGAGCCCCGGCTCCGCCGCCCCCAGCACCGCGGCTGCGGGAGCCGAGCCGCAGTTCCCGCGGAGCGGCCCCTGGGGCTCGGGGCTGTGGGGGTCCCGCGGTGCTGACCTGGGGGTTTCCCCGCGGGCGGAGCGGGGGCCCGGCGGGTGAGCGGGGTCCGGCGGGAGCCCCCGGCTTGCGCCTGCAGCCCGTACGAGAACTGGGGGGGGTCGTTCCAGCCGCGCTCCTGGTTCCCTGCAGCAGCGAAGGGCGCCGTGAGACCGGAGGAGACCGAGGAGCCCCCGCGCCAGGCGGGACCCCCCAGCACGTCCCTCCCGGCGCTCCCCGCACCCGGAACGGCCCCGTCGTCCCCCCACACACGGAGCCCCGGCGGAGCCGATCCCCGGTCGCGGCCCCGCGGTCCCGCCCAGGCAGACCTGCGGTGTCCCGggaccgggacccccccccgcGCCGGAAGTGCCGCGCGCGCCCCGCGCCCCCTCACCCGGCTTCACGTAGGACTCCGCCATCCCGCCACGTCACGCCCGGCCCCGCCTCTTCCGGCCCGtggggcggggaggggcgggaccgggcccggcccgccccgccgggggcCGCgctcggggctggggccgggccGGGGTCGGAGTTGAGGCCGGGGGCTCCTCCCTGGCggctccggccccggccccggcccggcccgggccgGCCCGCTacgggctgtgcaggagggccCGCCGGAGGCGGAACACCTCCAGGAAGGAGAAGAGTCCCCGCTTGCGGGtcccggcccccgccccgccgccgcccccccccgCCTTGGCCGCCCCGCGGGCAGCGTCCCCCGCGGccgccgggccggccccgctccggccgGCCGAGCTCTTCGCCTTCGCCCCCGGCGCGGCGGCCACGAGGCACTTCTGGTACTGCACCTGCGGGGACACGAGAGGCAGCGCGGGGCACTCGGCACCGGGGACACCCCGgcccccccagggctgggcgTGCCCGGCCGCGGTGCCGCCGGTGCTCACCATGCAGGCTGCCTGCACCGCCTCCGAGATGGTGCCGGCGTCGGGCTCGCACCAGAAGGCCGCGCACTGGAAGCGTCGCCCCGTGTCCACGATGAGCGCGAAGGTGTGCGCGTCCCGGCCCACCCCCAGGAAGGTCACGTACCGCACCTGGCACTCCCAGATGTGCGCCGCCTCCTCGGGCTCCTGCGGGGACCCCGCGGGCCCATCCACCCCTGGCCGCCGCCCGGGCAGCCGTGCCGCCCCCCAGGACCGCTCTGCCGGGGGCAGCGCCGTGCCCGCTCCGGCTACggccccctgctccctccccacctgCGCCGGGTGCACCCTCATGGCCGTGTCCGACACGTAGATGAGGGAGGGCGTCCAGTTCTCCCGCCCAGGGCGCCTCGTCAGCTTCTCGATGGCCTCGTTCAACACATCCATCCCTGGGGAGAGGGACACCCCATCCCATCGGCCCCGGCTGCGGGCGAGGGGCGGGCAGGAGCCGCCCGGcgccagggcacggctgccccGCGGCACGGAGGGGCTTCCTGGGCGTCCCCCAGCTGCGGGGGAGCAGCGGCGCTTACCCATGGCCCTGGGCACGGGCAGGCTGCCGATGTACAGCGCCTCGTAGGTCTGCATCGACTGCCTCACCGCTTCTAGGATATCCACTGCCAGGACGGGAGAGTGGGGGCTACCTCTGTGTCCCCCGCTGTGTCCCCCCCGTCCTCAAGGATTCCGGGGAAACAGCTGGACAAGCCAGAGGGCTCTGGCTCACGGGCGGactgtgggcagggggagcagccggcAGCGCTGGGGGACGGTACCTTGCAGTGGCAGGTCCTCGGCGGAGATGGGCTCCAGCGTGGCGGCGCGGGGCAGCCTGCTGCTCGCTACAGCTCGCTCGGCCACGATCTGCAAGAGACGGGGATCCCGGAGCCTCCCCTCATCCCCGAGATCCCCGGCCATGCTCACACCCTCCGGGGTCCCTGCTTCCCACCTTGGAGCACATCTCATGCAGAGCCTTGGCGATGCCCTTGGCAGGCACATTGCAGTGGAAGACGTGACACTTGAGGACGCAGGTGTCCTTGTCACTGGCCACAAAGGCGAAGTCTCTGCAAGGTCACGAGCAAGCCAGTGAGACCTCGACAGGGGCAGCCCCCTGCCTGTActtccccccagccctgtgcccccttacctgtccctgcagccgtggtggcagtgggagggaggagaggggacaggTCACTGCCGGGGTGCCTCTCCCCAGGTGGGCAGAGCCATCCCCCTGGCCCCTAGCTCTGCCCTCGCCCCTGGCACCTGCCGTTGTTGCAGCCAACGCCCCAGACACGGATGTTGAGGATGGGCTGGCGGTGGATGAGGCTGCGGTCCAGGGGGTCCACCAGGCTCATGGTGTCCTTCTTCAGAATCATCACTaggtcctggccctgcagaggagcagtggTTCCCTCAGCCTGGCAGACAGCCTGAgcatccccagcacccagccccTGTGTAGGCAAACCCCTTCCAcaccagcctgctctgcctcaACTGTGGGGtcagccctgcccttcccagttACCATTCCCTTGGGTGGGGACCCACCCAGGCACCCTGGCTCTGTTCCCAAGGAACAGCCCTGCCAGATCCACCTGCTCTACACCTGGACCATCGGATGGATGCCTTGTGTAGAGAGTTGGCTCTACCACCTGCTCCCCTTTTCAGCATGGTCCAGCCTCAGCAACAGCAGCCTTGTGGTGGGaccctgcctggcagcaccaTCCCAGGCTCTTACCTCACCCTGGTTCTCCGCAGAGCCCTGGCCCTTGCTGttggagagctgctggatgcAGTTGTTGACGGCGATGCTGCTCTTGCCAGGTGCCAGGTCCTCCTCGGGGATCTccacccagcccagagagcGCACAGCAAAGCACTGAGCAAAGACACGAGGGGCTTCAGTGCCCCGTCACAGCCACCTCCGTCCCACACACCTCACCGTGCCACAGTGGTCacccctgctctggctcccaTCCACgtccctgccagctgccaccctcctcctcctctgccagcacagcccacgATG
This genomic interval from Haemorhous mexicanus isolate bHaeMex1 chromosome 15, bHaeMex1.pri, whole genome shotgun sequence contains the following:
- the APBB3 gene encoding amyloid-beta A4 precursor protein-binding family B member 3, which translates into the protein MLGKDYMLAIVLVNCDDNLWSDQSLETDPDLPPGWRKICDSLGTYYWHVPTGTTQWQHPARGTGPGGHTEADGDETPQGRECQGPAAKHSAKDRPIPSPMASLSRRHSLSWHGDDFQHSAEPGSKCFAVRSLGWVEIPEEDLAPGKSSIAVNNCIQQLSNSKGQGSAENQGEGQDLVMILKKDTMSLVDPLDRSLIHRQPILNIRVWGVGCNNGRDRDFAFVASDKDTCVLKCHVFHCNVPAKGIAKALHEMCSKIVAERAVASSRLPRAATLEPISAEDLPLQVDILEAVRQSMQTYEALYIGSLPVPRAMGMDVLNEAIEKLTRRPGRENWTPSLIYVSDTAMRVHPAQVGREQGAVAGAGTALPPAERSWGAARLPGRRPGVDGPAGSPQEPEEAAHIWECQVRYVTFLGVGRDAHTFALIVDTGRRFQCAAFWCEPDAGTISEAVQAACMVQYQKCLVAAAPGAKAKSSAGRSGAGPAAAGDAARGAAKAGGGGGGAGAGTRKRGLFSFLEVFRLRRALLHSP
- the SRA1 gene encoding steroid receptor RNA activator 1, giving the protein MAESYVKPGNQERGWNDPPQFSYGLQAQAGGSRRTPLTRRAPAPPAGKPPGAPPGPPSAPADPAAPPPRALGPPPQGSAGAAPRAEGRPSAACPEQEECSVSADTVLAPLRAALDACRATVQKQVCNDIGRRLTVLEDAWAQGKLSAPVRKRMSLLVQELQQQHWDAADEIHRSLMVDHVNEVSQWMVGVKRLIAETRDLPTGERDGSADTEPATEPATEPATEPTTEPEQEEP